The DNA segment CTGTTCCATCGCGTCTTCGATGAGATCGCGGCCGAGTATCCGGAGATCGAAGCCGAGACGATGATCATCGACATCGGCGCGGCCCGTCTTGCCGACACGCCGGAGCATTTCGACGTCATCGTCACGCTGAACCTGTATGGCGACATCATCTCCGACATCGCCGCCCAGATCACCGGTTCGGTCGGGCTTGCCGGCTCCTCCAACATCGGCGACCAGTGCGCCATGTTCGAGGCGATCCACGGCTCCGCCCCCACCATCGCTGGCAAGGGCATCGCCAACCCGTCCGGCCTGATCCTGGCCAGCGTCATGATGCTGGTCCATATCGGGCAGGCCGAGGCGGCGGAGAAGATCCATAATGCCTGGCTGAAGATGATCGAGGACGGCATCCACACCGTCGACATCTTCAAGCGTGGCGTCTCCAAGGCCCGAGTCGGCACCCGCGATTTCGCCGCCAACCTGATCGACCGGCTGGGCGAGCGTCCGACCACCCTGACCCCGGCCAGCTATCCGGTGGATGTGAAGGCGACCCTGACCGGCTTCGCGCTGAAGGAGGTCGTCCCGGCCGACAAGCGTCTGGTGGGCGTGGACGTGTTCCTGGACCATCGCGGCGGCAATGGCGACGAGCTGGCCGCCAAGGTCCAGCCGCTGGTGGGCGACGGGCTGAAGCTGGCGATGATCTCCAACCGCGGTCAGAAGGTGTGGCCGGAGGGCGTGGGCGAGACCTTCTGCACCGACCACTGGCGCCTGCGCGTCATGGGCGAGGGGAAGGATGCCCCCGTGCAGCCGGGCCGCATCGCCGAGCTGCTGGGCCGGCTGGGCGAGGGCGGGTTCGATGTCGTCCAGACCGCGAGCCTCTACACCTATGACGGTGCGCCGGGCTTCTCGCTGGCGCAGGGCCAGTAAACCCGCTGTCGGACTGGTTCCGAGGGACCGATTCGCCGAAATCGTAAGATTCAGAAACGGTCCCTCTACCCATCCCCTCGCAGGTTTGGTATCGTGCGTGTCATAGCGCCACAAGATGTTGTCACATTTGCTGTGGTCGCTTGTTTACATGGTTGCCGATCCCCCAAAGGTGCGGAAACGCTGGAAAGGCGGCCCGCACCCGTGGGGTTGTCACGGGAACCAGGGAGCTTGAAGGGGGCTTGAATGAGCTGGACGGACGAGCGGGTGGCAAAGCTGCGCGAACTCTGGGGACAGGGGATGAGCGCCAGTGAAATCGCCGATCTCCTTGGCGACATCACCCGCAACGCGGTAATCGGCAAGGCCCACCGGCTCGGCCTCTCTGGCCGGCCGTCGCCGATCAAGAAGAAAGAAACCAAGGGCGCGACGATCCTTTCGCTGACCGAGCGCATGTGCAAGTGGCCGGTCGGCGATCCGAAGAGCCCGGATTTCCATTTCTGCGGCAAGCAGGCCCATGCCGGCCTGCCTTACTGCGCAGAGCATGCGGCGCTCGCCTACCAGCCCGCCAAGCGGCGGGATGAGGAGCGGAAGGTCAGCGTCGCCTGAGCTTCCTACTGTTCGGCAGAACCCCGGCATTCCAGGTGCCGGGGTTTTTGCTGTTCATTGCCGACCTGATCCGGGAGCGTTCCCGCCGCTGCCCTGTTCCTTTGCAGACGCTCTGGAATCAAGGAGGCACAGGCATGAATGGGGATGCGGCCGTTCTGGCCCGGCTGAACGACCTGCTGCAACTGGAATGCGACGCGCTGGCCTCCTACCATCTGGCGATCACGTTGTTGCGGTCGCCGGAGCACCGCGCGCCCATGCAGGACTTCCTGGCCGACCATGAGCGGCATGTGCGCGACCTCACCGCCATGATCCATGGCCGTGGCAGCCTGGCGCTACGGCTGCCGCACATCCCCACCGGAATGTTCAAGGTGGCCGTTCAGGCCGCGGGCGCGCTGGGGGACGAGCGGGCGGTGCTGCTGGCCTTCCGGGCGAATGAGCAGCAGGCCAGGGACAAATATGCCCGCGAGGCCGGCATGAACCAGCCGCCGGAGGTCGCGGCCCTTCTCAGCCGGCATGCGGATGACGAGGCCAGACATTTCGACTGGGTCTGCGCCACGCTGGATCGGCTGGGCGTGGGAAGCGGCACGGCGGTGGGAACCGTGGTGGGCCTGTTCTCCAGCTTTCACGGCGCTGCCGCAAACGCGGTGGAGGCGGTGGGGCGCTGCGGCCTGGAAATGGCCTACCGCATGACGCGCCCCACCTGAGCCGATCGGT comes from the Indioceanicola profundi genome and includes:
- a CDS encoding ferritin-like domain-containing protein; the protein is MNGDAAVLARLNDLLQLECDALASYHLAITLLRSPEHRAPMQDFLADHERHVRDLTAMIHGRGSLALRLPHIPTGMFKVAVQAAGALGDERAVLLAFRANEQQARDKYAREAGMNQPPEVAALLSRHADDEARHFDWVCATLDRLGVGSGTAVGTVVGLFSSFHGAAANAVEAVGRCGLEMAYRMTRPT
- a CDS encoding GcrA family cell cycle regulator; the encoded protein is MSWTDERVAKLRELWGQGMSASEIADLLGDITRNAVIGKAHRLGLSGRPSPIKKKETKGATILSLTERMCKWPVGDPKSPDFHFCGKQAHAGLPYCAEHAALAYQPAKRRDEERKVSVA
- a CDS encoding NADP-dependent isocitrate dehydrogenase; protein product: MSTEAIPVTIARGDGIGPEIMDATLEILQASGANLAFEEIQIGESVYKRGIMNGMEPSAWESLRRTKVFLKAPITTPQGGGYKSLNVTIRGALGLFANIRPCVSYHPFVNTKHPQMDVVIVRENEEDLYAGIEYRQTQGVTQAVKLISRPGSEKIIRYAFEYARANHRRKVTAFVKDNIMKISDGLFHRVFDEIAAEYPEIEAETMIIDIGAARLADTPEHFDVIVTLNLYGDIISDIAAQITGSVGLAGSSNIGDQCAMFEAIHGSAPTIAGKGIANPSGLILASVMMLVHIGQAEAAEKIHNAWLKMIEDGIHTVDIFKRGVSKARVGTRDFAANLIDRLGERPTTLTPASYPVDVKATLTGFALKEVVPADKRLVGVDVFLDHRGGNGDELAAKVQPLVGDGLKLAMISNRGQKVWPEGVGETFCTDHWRLRVMGEGKDAPVQPGRIAELLGRLGEGGFDVVQTASLYTYDGAPGFSLAQGQ